The sequence below is a genomic window from Acetobacter vaccinii.
TGTTCTGATGAACGCGGAGGACCCTCTGTTCCTGCTCTATACCTCAGGCAGCACCGGCAAACCCAAAGCTATTGTGCATGCGTGTGGCGGGTATATTGTGTGGGCGGCTTATACCATGGGCATGGTCTATACCCATCAGCCGGGTGATGTGCTGTGGTGCACGGCGGATGTGGCGTGGATTACGGGGCACACATCCGTGGTGTATGGGCCGCTTGCAAACGGTGGCACCACCATGATTTCCGACAGCCTGCCCACACATCCGTATCCCGGCCGCTGGTGGGATCTGGTGGACCAGTACAAGGTGACCATGCTCTTCACCGCCCCGACCGCTGTGCGGACGATGATGGCGGAGGGTGACGAGGTGGTGAAGAAACGCGACCTCCGCTCTCTCCGGCTTCTGGGCGTTGCGGGCGAGCCGATCAGCCCGGATGCCTGGCAATGGTATCATGACGTTGTGGGCAACAAGCGCTGCCCGGTGGTGGATACGTGGTGGCAGACGGAAACAGCCGGTATCGTGCTGGGACCAATGCCGGGTGTGCAGGCCCTCAAACCCGGCTCCGCCACCATGCCCCTGCCGGGGGTGGAAATGACACTGATCGACCAGCAGGGTGGTGCTGTGACCGGGCCGGGGGAAGGTGCATTGTGCATCAGCCGTTCCTGGCCGGGACAGGCCCGCACGATCTGGGGGGATCACGAGCGTTTCCGCCAGACCTACTTCACCATGGCGCCGGGGCGTTATTTCACCGGTGATGGTGCCAAGCGTGATAGCGATGGATATTACTGGATTACCGGCCGTATGGACGATGTCATCAACATCGCGGGCCACCGGCTTGGTACGGCGGAGGTGGAAGAAGTGCTGGCGGAAGACCACCGTATTGTGGAATCCGCAGCCGTTGGTGTGCCGCATCCGGTCAAAGGGCAGGGGCTGGTGGTGTTTGTCATCCCCCGCAAGGATGCAGCGGGTGAGGTGACAGAGCAGGCTCTCTCGCGGCTGATTGCCTCCCAGCTTGGGCGGTATGCAGCGCCCGAGGCGGTCTATCTGGTGCCAGACCTGCCGCGCACCCGGTCGGGCAAGATTGTCCGCCGCCTGCTGCGCAAGATTGCAGAAGGGCAGATAGAGAATTTTGGTGACCTGTCAGCTTTGAATGACATGGCGATCGTAAAGATGTTATGTGATCGGGTGTGGGGCCAGATGGCCTTTTCACACGGTGTTCCCGAGCAGGCCCGGGCCTGAAACCACGTTACAGCCGGGTGTGCAGGGCTTGCCTTGCGCGGCAAGATCGGAAGGCCGGGGCCATGTGCCCCGGCCTTTTCGCATTGTGGGGTGGTGGTTCTGGGCCAGGTATTTGCCTGTTGGGCGCATGCCGCCTACATGGGCTGGAGTTTTGGCAGCATATATCCGGCGCGGGGGCACCATGC
It includes:
- the acs gene encoding acetate--CoA ligase codes for the protein MSHTTVIPASTYAGYPAIMTPHQLDTMRARAQRDPDGFWLEQARRVYWHRKPTQAFTGSFEGDVSIRWFEDGQLNVSVCCIDRYLTDRGDQVALISHREGRQASEKITYSMLHERVCRLANALTHLGVEKGQRVAICLPMVSEAVVAMLACARIGAVHVVLFGGFSAEGIAERLVDSGTVAVITANVARRGAKLVPFKETIDEALRKAGSASSVHSVLVVSTSDDPVLMLPGRDYNYHDFVDEFEADFVPVLMNAEDPLFLLYTSGSTGKPKAIVHACGGYIVWAAYTMGMVYTHQPGDVLWCTADVAWITGHTSVVYGPLANGGTTMISDSLPTHPYPGRWWDLVDQYKVTMLFTAPTAVRTMMAEGDEVVKKRDLRSLRLLGVAGEPISPDAWQWYHDVVGNKRCPVVDTWWQTETAGIVLGPMPGVQALKPGSATMPLPGVEMTLIDQQGGAVTGPGEGALCISRSWPGQARTIWGDHERFRQTYFTMAPGRYFTGDGAKRDSDGYYWITGRMDDVINIAGHRLGTAEVEEVLAEDHRIVESAAVGVPHPVKGQGLVVFVIPRKDAAGEVTEQALSRLIASQLGRYAAPEAVYLVPDLPRTRSGKIVRRLLRKIAEGQIENFGDLSALNDMAIVKMLCDRVWGQMAFSHGVPEQARA